The following proteins are encoded in a genomic region of Hyalangium minutum:
- a CDS encoding CAP domain-containing protein, which translates to MRSSSLWNLLAVLCLAAGPVGCAAGDPAQEPNENPDGGTVPDGGTGDTSTSDFAREMISTHNTVRISASPTPNPALPVLTWSTSAAKTAQDWANQCKWGHNANRGNLGENIYAAAPNTVTTAGVVQNWGSEISFYDYGTNSCAPGKQCGHYTQIVWRSTTQVGCARAQCNQNSPIGTTPWWFWVCNYSPPGNYVGQRPY; encoded by the coding sequence ATGCGCTCTTCCTCCTTGTGGAACCTCTTGGCTGTCCTCTGTCTCGCCGCTGGACCCGTGGGCTGTGCCGCAGGAGACCCTGCGCAAGAGCCCAACGAGAACCCGGATGGCGGCACCGTGCCTGACGGTGGTACCGGCGACACCTCCACGAGCGACTTCGCTCGGGAGATGATCTCCACCCACAACACCGTCCGCATCAGTGCCTCGCCTACGCCCAACCCGGCCCTGCCGGTGCTCACGTGGTCCACCTCGGCGGCCAAGACGGCTCAGGATTGGGCCAATCAGTGCAAATGGGGGCACAACGCCAACCGGGGGAACCTGGGCGAGAACATCTATGCCGCTGCGCCCAATACCGTGACCACAGCGGGCGTGGTGCAGAACTGGGGCTCCGAGATCTCCTTCTACGACTACGGCACCAACAGCTGCGCCCCGGGCAAGCAGTGCGGCCACTACACCCAGATCGTCTGGCGGAGCACCACCCAGGTGGGCTGCGCGAGGGCTCAGTGCAACCAGAACTCTCCCATCGGCACTACCCCGTGGTGGTTCTGGGTGTGCAACTACTCGCCTCCCGGCAACTACGTCGGCCAGCGGCCCTACTGA
- a CDS encoding AAA family ATPase, with the protein MAPKKQAPSGFTGGMDTFLRSVTLLRESVPDLGKYPFNIPAVRSLETLDLHPQVTLFVGENGSGKSTLVEGIAVAAGFNAEGGSRNFNFATRRSESELHKYLRLVRGTRRPKTGYFLRAESFFNVATEIENNLDAQQGHGLVSHHDMSHGEAFLALVQKRFWANGLYVLDEPEAALSPQRQLALLRLIHDLVRSSCQFVISTHSPLLMAYPNAQIYHLSEKGITEVAYEQTEHYVLTRDFLLNREAYLRRLLE; encoded by the coding sequence ATGGCACCGAAGAAACAGGCACCCAGTGGATTTACGGGCGGGATGGACACCTTCCTGCGCTCCGTCACGCTCTTACGCGAGTCCGTTCCGGACCTGGGAAAATATCCGTTCAACATCCCCGCCGTCCGGAGTTTGGAGACGCTGGATCTCCATCCGCAAGTCACGCTCTTCGTGGGAGAGAACGGGAGCGGAAAGTCCACGCTGGTCGAGGGGATCGCGGTGGCCGCAGGGTTCAACGCGGAGGGTGGAAGCCGAAACTTCAATTTCGCCACGAGACGTTCCGAGTCCGAACTCCACAAGTACCTGCGGCTCGTCCGTGGGACGCGAAGGCCGAAGACCGGATACTTCCTCCGGGCCGAGAGCTTCTTCAACGTAGCCACGGAGATAGAGAACAACTTGGATGCGCAGCAGGGCCATGGCCTGGTGAGCCACCATGACATGTCCCATGGCGAGGCCTTCCTGGCGCTGGTGCAGAAGCGCTTCTGGGCGAACGGCCTCTACGTGCTGGATGAGCCAGAGGCCGCACTCTCTCCGCAGCGTCAGCTCGCTCTGTTGCGATTGATCCACGACTTGGTGCGCAGCTCATGCCAGTTCGTGATCTCGACGCACTCACCCCTGCTCATGGCGTACCCGAACGCGCAGATCTACCACCTCTCGGAGAAAGGCATCACCGAGGTGGCATACGAGCAGACGGAGCACTACGTCCTCACGCGGGACTTCCTCCTGAACCGGGAGGCCTACCTCCGCCGCCTGCTGGAGTGA
- a CDS encoding CheR family methyltransferase, whose translation MTDRECVELLQWAAPRLRLRWEGFRRVRGQVCKRLGRRLKGLGLPDAAAYRARLEAAPAEWEVLDSLCRVTISRFYRDHRVFDVLREELLPAVLRDARGRGEDVFRVWSAGCASGEEPYTVAVLFRFGLAPAFPGLKLELLATDADEALLERARRGCYPPGTLRELPPEWAAKVFTRTEEGEQCLASELRAEPTFQRQDLRAELPPGPFHLVLCRNVAFTYFAPPLQREVLARLVERLAPGGLLVIGAHESLPEDVSGLERAAGPLPIFRKPPGHHPHEGTRKPLPSPPSVPFDLPE comes from the coding sequence ATGACGGATCGCGAGTGCGTGGAGCTGTTGCAGTGGGCCGCGCCGCGCCTACGCCTGCGCTGGGAGGGCTTCCGTCGAGTGCGCGGGCAGGTGTGCAAGCGCCTCGGCCGCCGGTTGAAGGGGCTTGGGCTGCCGGATGCCGCCGCCTACCGCGCGCGCCTGGAGGCGGCCCCGGCGGAGTGGGAGGTGCTCGACTCGCTCTGCCGCGTCACCATCTCGCGCTTCTACCGGGACCACCGCGTCTTTGATGTGCTGCGCGAGGAGCTGCTGCCCGCCGTGCTTCGCGACGCGCGGGGCCGGGGCGAGGACGTGTTCCGCGTCTGGAGCGCCGGGTGTGCCTCGGGCGAGGAGCCCTACACGGTGGCCGTGCTGTTCCGGTTCGGGCTGGCTCCCGCGTTCCCTGGTCTGAAGCTGGAACTGCTCGCCACCGATGCGGACGAGGCGCTGCTCGAGAGGGCTCGTCGTGGCTGCTACCCACCCGGGACGTTGCGAGAGCTTCCGCCCGAGTGGGCCGCGAAGGTGTTCACGCGCACGGAGGAGGGAGAGCAGTGCCTCGCGTCCGAGCTGCGCGCCGAGCCCACCTTTCAGCGTCAGGACTTGCGCGCGGAGCTACCGCCGGGCCCCTTCCACCTCGTGCTCTGCCGCAACGTGGCCTTCACGTACTTCGCCCCGCCGCTCCAGCGCGAGGTACTCGCGCGCCTGGTGGAGCGGCTCGCCCCGGGCGGGCTGCTCGTCATCGGCGCGCATGAATCTCTCCCCGAGGATGTCTCCGGGTTGGAGCGTGCTGCTGGGCCGCTGCCCATCTTCCGCAAGCCCCCGGGCCACCATCCGCACGAGGGCACGCGTAAGCCGCTTCCTTCCCCACCGTCTGTGCCCTTCGATCTTCCAGAGTAA
- a CDS encoding ATP-dependent nuclease: MLTKVTLTRFRGFKSLEAELRPVSVIVGPNSSGKTSLLHAVRVAIQALSMGLEQENPYLANDGWITVHDGIVWDHSRLIPTADWAELFTDKQVGEGIEMKVRLTFEPTDVIQDLEVVLTYARNQQLRVRIYAQSESAAIAVLGYPPRSKFRAEALLQQLRPGAPKAVLVPAFYGVTSQEEYRTTPHVERMLGGGDQSRVVRNLVARLRPEAFRRLNDFLLRHLGASLTARSSNQDVEHILNLEVSFRDTNGSLELASAGAGLVNLVSLYSAMELFRPAGTEQGAPPVIYLLDEPEAHLHPRLQGNVGEAVGALASEFGAQILIATHSVEMINRLGQRRDTILLSVDRANSRVALLESEDALVQELSRWCDLTPFSSINFLASRRVLFHEGQSDAEFIKRCADVYFRGRPVDLARFRQWTLVPLGGTGKVSAAAVLGVVLQPNVFPVVGNGPPVRAICVLDRDAERAPGFHPRPEFSRGGYEAHELVWSRYSIESLFLEPSCLTAWLLAVLPPGSVPEPALRTLVEEALAQADKDPELLMDAARHRSLANMKLKGEKLADALREAQETVIREPAVWQHGRDRARFVLGKVRESLPDNPTRNHVSTNLLNLIRAAAVDKLGDLRVLIPSEVQSLLDSMASAPTGTSAGAGGQV; encoded by the coding sequence GTGCTGACGAAGGTGACGTTGACTCGATTCCGCGGTTTCAAGTCCCTAGAGGCTGAACTGCGACCCGTATCCGTCATTGTCGGGCCCAACAGTTCTGGGAAGACGTCGCTGCTGCACGCGGTACGCGTGGCCATTCAGGCCCTCTCCATGGGGCTAGAGCAGGAGAACCCTTACCTGGCCAACGATGGGTGGATCACCGTCCACGATGGCATCGTGTGGGACCACTCGCGCCTGATTCCCACGGCAGATTGGGCAGAGCTTTTCACCGACAAGCAGGTGGGTGAGGGCATCGAGATGAAGGTGCGCCTCACCTTCGAACCAACGGATGTCATCCAGGATCTGGAAGTGGTGCTGACCTATGCGCGGAACCAGCAACTCAGGGTGCGCATCTACGCCCAAAGCGAGAGCGCGGCCATCGCCGTGCTGGGTTACCCTCCTCGGTCCAAGTTCCGCGCGGAAGCTCTTCTCCAACAGCTTCGTCCAGGAGCACCCAAGGCCGTGTTGGTTCCGGCCTTCTATGGAGTTACCTCACAGGAAGAGTACCGGACCACGCCCCACGTGGAGCGGATGTTGGGAGGCGGCGATCAGAGCAGGGTGGTGCGCAACCTCGTGGCCCGGCTGAGGCCCGAGGCCTTCCGACGCCTCAACGATTTTCTACTCAGGCACCTGGGTGCCAGCTTGACGGCGCGCAGCTCGAATCAGGACGTCGAGCACATCCTCAACCTGGAGGTCAGCTTTCGGGATACCAATGGCTCTCTGGAATTGGCCTCGGCAGGCGCGGGGCTGGTCAACCTCGTCTCGCTCTATTCCGCGATGGAGTTGTTCCGTCCCGCAGGCACGGAGCAAGGGGCTCCCCCTGTCATCTACTTGCTGGACGAGCCCGAGGCGCATCTTCATCCGAGGCTCCAAGGCAACGTGGGTGAAGCCGTGGGAGCGCTGGCTTCTGAGTTTGGGGCGCAGATTCTCATCGCGACTCACTCCGTGGAGATGATCAACCGCCTGGGCCAGCGGCGGGACACCATTCTCCTCTCGGTGGATCGTGCCAACTCGCGCGTCGCTTTGCTCGAATCCGAAGATGCGCTCGTGCAGGAACTCTCACGCTGGTGTGACCTGACACCGTTCAGCAGCATCAACTTTCTGGCTTCACGCCGGGTCCTCTTCCATGAAGGCCAGAGCGACGCCGAGTTCATCAAGCGTTGCGCGGACGTCTACTTTAGAGGGAGGCCCGTGGACCTGGCCCGCTTCAGACAGTGGACGCTGGTCCCTTTGGGAGGAACAGGGAAGGTCAGCGCTGCGGCTGTTCTGGGCGTCGTGCTGCAGCCCAACGTCTTTCCCGTGGTGGGCAACGGCCCGCCGGTCAGGGCCATCTGTGTGTTGGACAGGGATGCGGAGCGGGCCCCCGGTTTTCATCCCCGCCCAGAGTTCTCCAGGGGGGGCTACGAGGCGCACGAACTGGTCTGGTCACGCTACAGCATCGAGTCCCTCTTCCTCGAGCCGTCCTGCCTCACGGCGTGGCTGCTCGCGGTGCTTCCTCCGGGCTCCGTACCCGAGCCTGCGCTGCGCACGCTCGTCGAGGAGGCCTTGGCACAAGCAGACAAAGATCCCGAGCTGTTGATGGATGCCGCCCGCCACCGCTCGCTTGCCAACATGAAGCTCAAAGGAGAGAAGCTGGCCGACGCGTTGAGGGAGGCACAGGAGACGGTCATTCGGGAACCCGCTGTCTGGCAGCATGGCAGGGACCGCGCGCGGTTTGTCTTGGGAAAAGTCCGCGAGAGCCTGCCTGACAATCCCACGCGTAACCACGTGAGCACCAACTTGCTGAATCTCATCCGTGCGGCTGCGGTCGACAAGTTAGGAGATCTCCGGGTGCTCATCCCCTCCGAGGTGCAAAGTCTCTTGGATTCCATGGCATCGGCTCCAACGGGCACTTCTGCTGGGGCAGGTGGGCAGGTTTGA
- a CDS encoding DUSAM domain-containing protein: protein MTSKVDWDPIRALAQRVLERGEPLELTGNVRTLLRRSAREVAIPTEDVKQALRNPRTATALLRKIRQRINAGSHRFGSAQSRAYRLRDAGNLDGARKAMEAVIAVEVVPFYRELAANVISNLGRLQAVAESGQPDPKLPERSQTLVLLRRVQQGRPLKLSNGMRAFLRRAAAEVGISKAEAKEALTSPQSAGALLEKIMRRFHEGRKRLERALMRMMDFRDAGDLEGARQQMRDLLAVEVVPMYRRAAEENLEGLDEPFPAP, encoded by the coding sequence ATGACCAGCAAGGTTGATTGGGACCCTATCCGGGCACTGGCGCAGAGAGTGTTGGAGCGGGGCGAGCCGCTCGAACTCACGGGCAACGTGCGGACCCTGCTGCGGCGTTCAGCGCGGGAAGTGGCCATCCCGACCGAGGACGTGAAGCAGGCTCTCCGCAATCCACGCACGGCCACGGCTCTGCTCCGGAAGATCCGGCAACGCATCAACGCCGGGTCGCACCGCTTTGGGAGCGCCCAGAGCCGAGCCTACCGCTTGCGAGACGCCGGGAACCTGGACGGAGCGCGGAAGGCGATGGAAGCCGTGATCGCGGTCGAGGTCGTTCCGTTCTACCGCGAACTCGCCGCGAACGTCATCAGCAACCTCGGAAGGCTCCAAGCTGTTGCAGAGAGTGGGCAGCCGGATCCGAAACTGCCCGAGCGCTCGCAAACCCTCGTTCTTCTGCGCCGCGTTCAGCAAGGCAGGCCCCTGAAACTCAGCAACGGGATGCGGGCTTTCTTGCGACGTGCCGCCGCAGAAGTGGGCATCAGCAAGGCCGAGGCGAAAGAGGCCCTGACGAGCCCTCAGAGCGCGGGGGCACTCCTGGAGAAGATCATGCGACGCTTCCACGAGGGGAGGAAGCGGCTCGAACGTGCCCTCATGCGAATGATGGACTTCCGGGATGCTGGAGACCTTGAAGGGGCTCGCCAGCAGATGCGCGACCTGCTGGCCGTGGAAGTCGTACCGATGTACCGCCGCGCCGCCGAGGAGAACCTCGAGGGCTTGGACGAACCGTTCCCAGCACCGTAA
- a CDS encoding DUF2381 family protein — MRDFLPCRFVLFAILVSSVALGSDPREKIVIRDDMLSDHPGLSTSSVYVSGQIATVLHFEKDVDPTKTKLLGWEGRFEPLVVGSKMVVLMPLRNLDRDEVVPLLVTLGDGTEIPFSVKPQSLEKWGWTDHQVNVFKDREGYNAVLSSLNASLKRERELRGENERLKQEETSVDHALATLLSKGQEKKTPFHSEQVAFLKDSDMEIVVETFSGPGKAAVVIHLKNTYSDEPWRFRDARLIAGISGYSSLPFALRIDRAEIVPGQSGTIAVVMDQSAFESKEGLRDLALEIFRKDGLRQVLVNVDHRLVRK; from the coding sequence ATGCGCGACTTCCTGCCCTGCCGGTTTGTTTTATTTGCCATTCTCGTGTCCTCGGTGGCCCTGGGCAGTGACCCTCGCGAGAAGATCGTCATCCGCGACGACATGCTCTCGGACCATCCCGGCCTCTCTACGAGCAGCGTCTACGTGTCCGGGCAGATCGCGACCGTCCTCCACTTCGAGAAGGACGTTGATCCGACGAAGACGAAGCTCCTGGGATGGGAAGGTCGGTTCGAGCCCCTCGTTGTGGGGAGCAAGATGGTGGTCCTCATGCCGCTCCGGAATCTCGACCGCGATGAGGTGGTCCCCTTGCTCGTTACGCTCGGAGATGGGACGGAAATTCCGTTCAGCGTGAAGCCGCAGAGCCTTGAGAAATGGGGGTGGACCGACCATCAGGTCAACGTCTTCAAGGATCGCGAGGGCTACAACGCGGTGCTCTCGTCCCTGAACGCCTCTCTCAAGCGGGAGCGTGAACTGCGCGGAGAGAACGAGAGGCTCAAGCAGGAAGAAACCTCGGTCGATCACGCCTTGGCGACGCTTCTTTCCAAGGGTCAAGAGAAGAAGACGCCGTTTCACAGCGAGCAAGTGGCGTTCCTGAAAGACTCGGACATGGAGATCGTGGTCGAGACCTTCTCGGGACCGGGGAAGGCAGCGGTCGTGATCCACTTGAAAAACACGTACAGCGACGAACCTTGGCGGTTCAGGGATGCCCGGCTGATCGCCGGCATTTCCGGCTACAGCTCTCTGCCCTTTGCGCTCCGCATCGACCGCGCTGAGATCGTCCCCGGTCAATCAGGGACGATTGCGGTCGTGATGGACCAAAGTGCCTTTGAATCAAAGGAGGGCCTTCGGGACTTGGCCCTGGAGATCTTCCGGAAAGACGGGTTGCGGCAGGTGCTTGTGAACGTAGATCACAGGCTTGTCCGGAAGTAA
- a CDS encoding R3H domain-containing nucleic acid-binding protein, which yields MEPTRAEADDDFLLLVNVLPAPLQAALRPFSPAEVLEVVMDLGRPPEARLVSGSQRLREEPVTSADLEHVLAQVGPPGEDNRAGIERTLHRVSSIRNRKGRVVGLTLRVGRAVFGTIDMLKDLIGTGRNLLLLGRPGVGKTTKLREVARVLADDLHKRVMVVDTSNEIGGDGDIPHPGIGGARRMQVSRPDRQHDVMIEAVENHMPEAIIVDEIGTSAEAAAARTIAERGVQLVATAHGNTLENLVLNPTLSDLVGGVHTVTLSDEEARRRNTQKTVSERKAPPTFDIVVEMVGRDEVLVHLDTAEAVDRLLAGREVGGERRRLDGGELKVEPEAQSVAPLPAPKSRVSPAAPAPDTGPMRLFAHAVSRDLLDRVLRELRVEARVVGRLESADLILTLRSRANDPKMRRIVERTGARVEVVKRNSSAELRKVLRSAFLLVEGVDEELVREAVAEAEHAIQRVLSEGISVPLAPRPPRLRKLQHRLVSRYHLETVSQGSEPLRHLTIYPLGAEVEAALHESEAEGNA from the coding sequence ATGGAACCGACGCGCGCCGAGGCCGATGACGACTTCCTGCTTCTGGTGAACGTGCTCCCAGCGCCCCTCCAGGCCGCGCTGCGCCCGTTCTCGCCCGCCGAAGTCCTCGAGGTGGTGATGGACCTGGGCCGCCCGCCCGAGGCGCGGCTCGTCAGTGGCTCCCAGCGCCTGCGCGAAGAGCCCGTCACCTCGGCCGACCTGGAGCACGTGCTGGCCCAGGTGGGGCCTCCGGGAGAGGACAACCGCGCGGGCATCGAGCGCACGCTCCACCGTGTCTCCTCCATCCGCAACCGCAAGGGCCGCGTGGTGGGCCTCACCCTGCGCGTGGGGCGCGCGGTGTTCGGCACCATCGACATGCTGAAGGACCTCATCGGCACCGGGCGCAACCTGCTGCTGCTGGGGCGCCCCGGCGTGGGCAAGACGACCAAGCTGCGCGAGGTGGCTCGCGTGCTCGCGGATGACTTGCACAAGCGCGTCATGGTGGTGGACACCTCCAACGAGATTGGCGGCGACGGCGATATCCCCCACCCAGGCATCGGCGGCGCGCGCCGGATGCAGGTGTCCCGGCCGGACCGTCAGCATGACGTGATGATCGAGGCGGTGGAGAACCACATGCCCGAGGCCATCATCGTCGATGAGATTGGCACCTCGGCCGAGGCCGCCGCGGCCCGCACCATCGCCGAGCGCGGTGTGCAGCTCGTGGCCACCGCGCACGGCAACACGCTGGAGAACCTGGTGCTCAACCCTACGCTCTCGGATCTCGTGGGCGGGGTGCACACGGTGACGCTGAGCGACGAGGAGGCCCGCCGCCGCAACACCCAGAAGACGGTCAGCGAGCGCAAGGCCCCGCCCACCTTCGACATCGTCGTGGAGATGGTGGGCCGGGACGAGGTGCTGGTGCACCTCGACACGGCGGAGGCGGTGGACCGGCTGCTGGCAGGCCGCGAGGTCGGCGGTGAGCGGCGTCGGCTCGACGGCGGCGAGCTGAAGGTGGAGCCAGAGGCCCAGTCCGTGGCCCCGCTGCCCGCGCCGAAGAGCAGGGTGTCCCCAGCCGCGCCCGCGCCGGACACCGGGCCCATGCGTCTCTTCGCGCACGCGGTGAGCCGGGACTTGCTGGACCGGGTGCTGCGGGAGTTGCGCGTGGAGGCGCGGGTGGTGGGGCGGCTGGAGTCGGCGGACCTCATCCTCACGCTGCGCTCTCGGGCGAATGACCCGAAGATGAGGCGCATCGTGGAGCGGACGGGCGCGCGGGTGGAGGTGGTGAAGCGCAACAGCTCGGCGGAGTTGCGCAAGGTGCTGCGCTCAGCCTTCCTGCTGGTGGAGGGCGTGGACGAGGAGCTGGTGCGCGAGGCCGTGGCGGAGGCCGAGCACGCCATCCAGCGGGTGCTGAGCGAGGGCATCTCCGTGCCGCTGGCCCCGCGTCCTCCTCGGCTGCGCAAGCTGCAGCACCGGCTGGTGAGCCGCTACCACCTGGAGACGGTGAGCCAGGGCAGCGAGCCCCTGCGCCACCTCACCATCTACCCGCTGGGTGCCGAGGTGGAGGCCGCCCTGCACGAGAGCGAGGCGGAAGGCAACGCCTGA
- a CDS encoding radical SAM/SPASM domain-containing protein, translating into MVLRRIDTAPEDFHPAYVVWELTLACDQPCTHCGSRAGTARAGELSTEEALGVVAQLAAMRAREVVLIGGEAYLHPGFLDIIRALKAAGLRPMLTTGGRGITAELAGEMARAGLHGASVSVDGLEETHDLMRAARGSFASATAALGHLKAAGVRTAANTNLNRLNQGDLEELYAHLKAQGIGAWQLQITAPLGRAADRPDLLLQPWDLIELLPRIARLKEQAYRERILIMPGNNLGYFGTEEALLRSVQAGGRDHWRGCQAGRYVLGIESNGAVKGCPSLQTAHYVGGNLREQPLERIWNDSSELAFTRARTVEDLWGFCRTCPFAEVCMGGCSFTAHSLFGRPGNNPYCHYRAKTLASRGQRERLLPKAPAPGRPFDHGLYEIVPESLDAPDPKPELKREYVKRRRWP; encoded by the coding sequence ATGGTTCTGCGGCGCATCGATACGGCCCCTGAGGACTTCCACCCCGCGTACGTGGTGTGGGAGCTGACCCTGGCGTGTGACCAGCCCTGCACCCACTGCGGCTCGCGCGCAGGCACTGCGCGTGCGGGAGAGCTGAGCACGGAGGAGGCGCTCGGGGTGGTGGCGCAGCTCGCCGCGATGCGCGCCCGCGAGGTGGTGCTCATCGGCGGAGAGGCGTACCTGCACCCCGGGTTCCTCGACATCATCCGGGCGCTGAAGGCCGCGGGCCTCCGCCCCATGTTGACGACGGGCGGCCGAGGCATCACCGCGGAGCTTGCGGGAGAGATGGCGCGGGCGGGCCTGCATGGGGCCTCGGTGAGTGTGGATGGGCTGGAGGAGACACACGACCTGATGCGTGCGGCCCGAGGCAGCTTCGCATCGGCCACGGCGGCGCTCGGCCACCTGAAGGCCGCGGGGGTGCGGACTGCCGCCAACACCAACCTGAACCGCCTCAACCAGGGCGACCTGGAGGAGCTGTACGCGCACCTGAAGGCGCAGGGAATCGGCGCGTGGCAGCTCCAGATCACCGCGCCGCTCGGGCGGGCAGCGGATCGGCCGGACCTGCTGCTGCAGCCGTGGGACTTGATCGAGCTGCTGCCTCGCATTGCCCGGCTGAAGGAGCAGGCGTACCGCGAGCGCATCTTGATCATGCCAGGGAACAACCTGGGCTACTTCGGCACGGAGGAGGCGCTGCTGCGCTCGGTGCAGGCGGGAGGGCGTGACCACTGGCGGGGCTGCCAGGCGGGGCGGTACGTGCTGGGCATCGAGTCCAACGGGGCGGTGAAGGGCTGCCCCTCGCTCCAGACGGCGCACTACGTGGGGGGCAACCTGCGCGAGCAGCCGCTGGAGCGCATCTGGAATGACAGCTCCGAGCTGGCCTTCACGCGGGCGCGCACCGTGGAGGACCTCTGGGGCTTCTGCCGCACCTGCCCGTTCGCGGAGGTGTGCATGGGAGGTTGCAGCTTCACGGCGCACTCGCTGTTCGGGCGTCCGGGCAATAACCCCTATTGCCACTACCGGGCGAAGACGTTGGCCTCGCGCGGGCAGCGGGAGCGGCTGTTGCCCAAGGCTCCCGCTCCCGGCAGGCCGTTCGACCACGGCCTGTATGAGATCGTCCCCGAGTCCCTGGATGCGCCTGATCCGAAGCCCGAGCTGAAGCGCGAATACGTGAAGCGGCGCCGGTGGCCTTGA
- a CDS encoding ArnT family glycosyltransferase, with translation MWALALVALAAWVLRFLPLTRAEGAFNYPVDYAEGLYYTASALFFEGHWPYRDFVFVHPPGSLLLWWPATLVGSSWSPDVGFTVARWMATLCGAFNVLLVGRLSLRIWGPVAGIVAALVYASFPETVLIERGPFLEPLLNLACLSAANVWLSPPDSGRERTWWIVAGALFGLAVSVKLLGGIWLFAALLSRPLSFSWDWRPQAVLLAAAAVTGALLFAPFFLQAPSEFLSQVFFFQALRPADGDLNHMGRLYELFPERRLVGLALALLGLVLVAIRAFRTTQATRTAERFFAVTYILTITAFLSSPSYWNQYNTFAASDSVLAGVGAAAVCQWVEGWWPRQGRAVAVLLALAVLLPTLEALRGGLMLKSPGLVKFGEHVRKNVPPDRRLFAFEPAWGLVAGRLPPVIPGAPLVVDSSALQLQSGMAAGEGREHAEETFRTKAAQQPILQMLEQSDFVALGWRGARQLSPESRDWFHQHFDPCLPKQGKEGPDLWVKKSGEGEGPGSACEGGKGSPGVP, from the coding sequence ATGTGGGCACTGGCGCTCGTGGCCCTGGCGGCCTGGGTGCTGCGTTTCCTCCCCCTCACGCGCGCTGAAGGCGCTTTCAACTACCCCGTCGACTATGCCGAGGGCCTCTACTACACGGCCTCGGCGCTCTTCTTCGAGGGCCACTGGCCGTACCGGGACTTCGTCTTCGTCCACCCGCCGGGCTCGCTGCTGCTGTGGTGGCCCGCCACGCTGGTGGGCTCCTCGTGGAGCCCGGACGTGGGCTTCACGGTGGCCCGGTGGATGGCCACGCTCTGCGGCGCCTTCAATGTGCTCCTCGTGGGCCGGCTCTCGCTGCGCATCTGGGGCCCGGTGGCCGGCATCGTCGCGGCGCTCGTGTACGCCAGCTTCCCGGAGACGGTGCTCATTGAGCGCGGGCCCTTCCTGGAGCCGCTCCTCAACCTCGCGTGCCTGAGCGCGGCGAACGTGTGGCTGTCGCCGCCGGACTCCGGGCGCGAGCGGACGTGGTGGATCGTCGCGGGCGCGCTCTTCGGGTTGGCCGTCTCCGTGAAGCTGCTGGGGGGCATCTGGCTCTTCGCCGCGCTGCTGTCGCGGCCCCTGTCGTTCTCGTGGGACTGGAGGCCGCAGGCCGTCCTGCTCGCCGCGGCGGCCGTCACGGGGGCGCTCCTCTTCGCACCCTTCTTCCTGCAAGCGCCCTCGGAGTTCCTCTCGCAGGTGTTCTTCTTTCAGGCGCTGCGGCCCGCGGATGGTGACTTGAACCACATGGGCCGGCTGTACGAGCTGTTCCCCGAGCGCCGCCTCGTGGGCTTGGCGCTGGCGCTGCTGGGGCTCGTGCTGGTGGCCATTCGCGCGTTCCGGACCACCCAGGCGACCCGCACGGCGGAGCGCTTCTTCGCCGTCACCTATATCCTCACCATCACCGCGTTCCTGTCCTCGCCGAGCTACTGGAACCAGTACAACACGTTCGCGGCCTCGGACTCGGTGCTCGCGGGCGTGGGGGCTGCGGCCGTGTGCCAGTGGGTGGAGGGCTGGTGGCCTCGCCAGGGCCGCGCCGTCGCCGTGCTGCTGGCGCTGGCCGTGCTGCTGCCCACCCTGGAGGCCCTGCGCGGAGGGTTGATGTTGAAGTCGCCGGGGCTGGTGAAGTTCGGCGAGCACGTCCGGAAGAACGTCCCGCCGGACCGGAGGCTCTTCGCGTTCGAGCCGGCGTGGGGGCTCGTGGCGGGCCGCCTGCCCCCGGTCATCCCGGGGGCTCCGCTGGTGGTGGACTCCTCGGCGCTGCAGCTCCAGAGCGGGATGGCCGCCGGCGAGGGACGGGAGCATGCCGAGGAGACCTTCCGCACGAAGGCCGCGCAGCAGCCCATCCTCCAGATGCTGGAGCAGAGCGACTTCGTGGCGCTGGGGTGGCGCGGCGCGCGCCAGCTCTCGCCGGAGAGCCGCGACTGGTTCCACCAGCACTTCGACCCGTGCTTGCCGAAGCAGGGGAAGGAAGGCCCGGACCTCTGGGTGAAGAAGTCGGGCGAGGGTGAAGGCCCAGGCTCCGCCTGCGAGGGTGGCAAAGGCTCACCGGGCGTCCCATGA